In one Elusimicrobiota bacterium genomic region, the following are encoded:
- a CDS encoding NADH-quinone oxidoreductase subunit D, with the protein MTNVSLPKIAAEVFPQQPPEKGMFISLGPQHPSTHGVLRVAITADGEVITSAQPDIGYLHRATEKLAEKRTYQQIIVLTDRLDYLAAMTNNWAYCLAVEKMLSAQVPERAEYLRIIVGELQRIASHCVFLGTYAIDLGAVTPFLIAFGREREKILDLFEEISGARLTYNYIRIGGLMADAPDGWLDKVRAFAREMPGHIDEYDTLLTNNPIFVDRTRNIGSMTPETAIAWGLTGPNLRATGCKADVRKDDPYGLYSKINFNIPVGKQGDCLDRYWVRIQEMRESVKIILQALDQIQPGETMAKIPKNFRVPLGEGYGHLEAPRGDLGFYIVSDGTPSPYRMFIRSPSFNNLQALQQLLKGWKVADVISILGSVDIVLGEVDR; encoded by the coding sequence CCCATGGGGTGCTGCGCGTCGCCATTACCGCCGATGGCGAAGTGATCACCAGCGCCCAGCCGGATATCGGGTACCTGCACCGCGCCACGGAAAAACTGGCGGAAAAGCGAACCTACCAGCAGATTATCGTTTTGACAGACCGCCTGGATTACCTGGCGGCGATGACCAATAACTGGGCGTATTGCCTGGCGGTTGAGAAGATGCTGAGCGCCCAGGTCCCGGAACGGGCCGAGTATCTCCGGATCATCGTTGGGGAACTTCAACGGATTGCGTCGCACTGCGTTTTCCTTGGGACTTATGCGATTGACCTCGGTGCCGTCACCCCTTTTCTGATCGCCTTTGGCCGCGAGCGCGAAAAAATTCTCGATCTTTTTGAAGAAATCTCCGGGGCACGGCTGACCTACAACTATATCCGAATCGGCGGGCTGATGGCGGATGCTCCTGACGGCTGGCTGGACAAGGTGCGTGCGTTTGCCCGGGAAATGCCCGGCCATATCGATGAATACGACACGCTTTTGACGAACAACCCGATCTTTGTTGATCGCACCAGGAATATCGGCAGCATGACGCCCGAAACAGCCATTGCCTGGGGTTTGACAGGACCTAATTTGAGAGCAACCGGTTGTAAAGCGGATGTGCGAAAAGACGATCCCTACGGCCTGTATTCAAAAATCAATTTTAATATTCCGGTCGGCAAACAAGGCGACTGCTTGGACCGTTACTGGGTCCGTATTCAGGAGATGCGCGAGAGTGTGAAAATCATCCTGCAGGCGCTTGACCAGATTCAACCGGGCGAGACAATGGCCAAGATCCCCAAGAATTTTCGCGTGCCATTGGGCGAAGGCTACGGGCACCTGGAAGCCCCGCGCGGCGATCTCGGATTCTATATTGTCAGCGATGGCACACCCAGCCCTTACCGGATGTTCATTCGATCCCCGTCGTTCAACAACTTACAGGCTCTCCAGCAGCTTTTGAAAGGTTGGAAGGTGGCGGATGTCATCTCGATCCTTGGCAGCGTGGATATTGTTTTGGGCGAGGTCGATCGCTGA